In one Thermaerobacter sp. PB12/4term genomic region, the following are encoded:
- a CDS encoding FAD-binding oxidoreductase, whose product MFDSPSSQPPSQPSLNRPGPEQLEELRSRLGDPRKVATGRAAREHHSHDFSYHPPHLPDAVVYPESTADVQAVLEWAARHRVAVVPFGVGSSLEGHTVPLAGGISLDMTRMDAILEVRPEDFLVRVQPGITRSRLNQRLAREGLFFPVDPGADATIGGMIANNASGTSAVRYGAMKHQVLGLEVVLAGGRILRTGGRAVKSSAGYNLTALFVGSEGTLGVVTEAILRIYPLPEFVLAARASFPSVEASARVAVALIRAGVPVARVELVDAATIRAVNGYKGTSYPERPTLFLEFAGTEAAVREEVALARELAALEDAVDFTFETDPAAREKLWEARHQAALAIAAAAPGRRMMATDVCVPLSQLPASIRFARQVAEEHGLEAAVLGHVGDGNYHVTFMVDPENPAEVARAEAVNRRIVEDALARGGTCTGEHGVGMGKIRYLVAEHGEEGVRWMRSLKAMLDPLGILNPGKVVAPAGQA is encoded by the coding sequence GTGTTCGATTCCCCTTCGTCGCAACCGCCGTCACAGCCCTCGCTGAACCGGCCCGGCCCGGAGCAGCTGGAGGAGCTCCGCTCCCGGCTCGGGGATCCGCGCAAGGTCGCCACCGGCCGGGCGGCCCGCGAGCACCACAGCCACGACTTCAGCTACCACCCGCCCCACTTGCCCGACGCCGTGGTCTATCCCGAATCCACGGCCGACGTCCAGGCGGTCCTGGAATGGGCCGCCCGCCACCGGGTGGCGGTGGTGCCCTTCGGCGTGGGCAGCAGCCTGGAAGGCCACACCGTGCCCCTGGCCGGGGGCATCAGCCTGGACATGACCCGCATGGATGCCATCCTGGAGGTGCGACCCGAGGACTTCCTGGTCCGGGTCCAGCCGGGCATCACCCGCTCGCGGCTCAACCAGCGCCTGGCCCGGGAAGGCCTGTTCTTCCCCGTGGATCCGGGGGCCGACGCCACCATCGGCGGGATGATCGCCAACAACGCCAGCGGGACCAGCGCCGTCCGGTACGGGGCCATGAAGCACCAGGTGCTGGGGCTGGAGGTGGTGCTGGCCGGGGGCCGGATCCTCCGGACGGGGGGCCGGGCGGTGAAGTCCTCGGCCGGTTACAACCTGACCGCCCTCTTCGTGGGGTCGGAAGGCACCCTGGGGGTGGTGACCGAAGCCATCCTGCGCATCTACCCGCTGCCCGAGTTCGTGCTGGCTGCCCGGGCCAGCTTCCCCAGCGTGGAGGCGTCGGCCCGGGTGGCGGTGGCCCTGATCCGGGCCGGCGTGCCCGTGGCCCGGGTCGAACTGGTGGATGCCGCCACCATCCGGGCGGTCAACGGCTACAAGGGCACCTCCTACCCTGAGCGGCCCACGCTGTTTCTGGAGTTCGCGGGGACCGAGGCGGCCGTCCGGGAGGAGGTGGCCCTGGCCCGGGAGCTGGCGGCGCTCGAGGACGCCGTGGACTTCACCTTCGAGACGGACCCGGCGGCCCGGGAAAAGCTCTGGGAGGCCCGCCACCAGGCGGCCCTGGCCATCGCTGCGGCCGCTCCGGGCCGGCGCATGATGGCCACCGACGTCTGCGTTCCCCTCTCCCAGCTGCCCGCCAGCATCCGCTTCGCCCGCCAGGTGGCAGAAGAACACGGCCTGGAAGCCGCCGTCCTGGGGCACGTGGGCGACGGCAACTACCATGTCACGTTCATGGTCGACCCCGAGAACCCCGCGGAGGTGGCCCGTGCCGAGGCCGTCAACCGGCGCATCGTGGAAGACGCCCTGGCGCGGGGTGGCACCTGTACCGGCGAGCACGGGGTCGGCATGGGCAAGATCCGGTACCTGGTGGCCGAGCACGGGGAGGAGGGCGTCCGCTGGATGCGCTCGCTGAAGGCGATGCTGGATCCGCTGGGGATCCTCAACCCCGGCAAGGTGGTGGCGCCCGCCGGCCAGGCATAG
- a CDS encoding Nramp family divalent metal transporter, which translates to MAKAVRTVPMGYGPPMEIGELPAPPPFNFRNFIRMIGVSAILISISIGSGEWLLGPRSVIQYGPALLWIATVATVLQTVFNLECQRYTLATGESIIPGLMRLWPGRWVWGPVWALICLLSVSPGWAASSATALAALHLGRLPTDADRGLVLIYGILAMLLVMLVMAFGSRVERTLTRVSTFAVAFIFTSLVILDLWLVPLEWWGRVAAGFFQFGYLPSGSGGGVDWTLIGGFAAYAATGGVLNMAASNWMRDRGWGMGSQVGYIPALVGGRKVEVSPTGKIFDLTAESLARFREWLRYSRWEQWTLYCGGCLLGMYLCVLLAVGLIEPGTPLKGNYDVAAIQAHAVSQVIGGLGWVWVLLIGFWVLWGTQISATDAVVRHLTDTLWSAGLGRWTRNDIRVVYYIIMAVITVWLAFLFAYNPLTLVLLVANMAGVAFVIGGLTLLWLNTRVLPPELRPGWPSRLGLALLSAFYAFFVYQTGQQVLRQLFGG; encoded by the coding sequence GTGGCGAAGGCTGTTCGTACCGTCCCCATGGGCTACGGCCCGCCGATGGAGATCGGCGAGCTCCCGGCGCCGCCGCCCTTCAACTTCCGAAACTTCATCCGCATGATCGGGGTCAGCGCCATCCTGATCAGTATCTCCATCGGCAGCGGCGAGTGGCTCCTGGGCCCGCGCTCGGTGATCCAGTACGGCCCGGCGCTCTTGTGGATCGCCACCGTGGCCACCGTGCTGCAGACGGTGTTCAACCTGGAGTGCCAGCGCTACACGCTGGCCACCGGCGAATCCATCATTCCCGGCCTGATGCGGCTCTGGCCCGGCCGGTGGGTGTGGGGGCCGGTGTGGGCGCTCATCTGCCTGCTCTCGGTGTCGCCCGGGTGGGCGGCGTCGTCGGCCACGGCCCTGGCCGCCCTGCACCTGGGGCGCTTACCCACGGATGCCGATCGGGGCCTGGTTCTGATCTACGGGATCCTGGCCATGCTGCTGGTCATGCTGGTGATGGCCTTCGGCTCCCGGGTCGAGCGGACCCTGACCCGGGTTTCGACCTTTGCCGTGGCCTTCATCTTCACCAGCCTGGTCATCCTCGACCTGTGGCTTGTGCCCCTGGAGTGGTGGGGCCGCGTGGCCGCCGGGTTCTTCCAGTTCGGTTACCTGCCGTCGGGATCCGGCGGCGGGGTCGACTGGACCCTCATTGGTGGGTTTGCTGCCTACGCCGCCACCGGCGGCGTGCTGAACATGGCCGCCTCCAACTGGATGCGCGACCGCGGCTGGGGCATGGGAAGCCAGGTGGGTTACATCCCGGCCCTGGTGGGCGGGCGCAAGGTGGAGGTCTCGCCCACCGGCAAGATCTTCGACCTGACGGCCGAGAGCCTGGCGCGGTTCCGCGAGTGGCTCCGGTACAGCCGCTGGGAGCAGTGGACCCTCTACTGCGGGGGTTGCCTGCTGGGCATGTACCTCTGCGTGCTGCTGGCGGTGGGCCTCATCGAGCCGGGCACGCCCCTCAAGGGGAACTACGACGTCGCAGCCATCCAGGCCCATGCGGTCTCGCAGGTGATCGGAGGGCTCGGCTGGGTCTGGGTGCTGCTGATCGGCTTCTGGGTCCTGTGGGGTACGCAGATCAGCGCCACCGACGCCGTGGTGCGGCACCTGACGGACACCCTGTGGTCCGCCGGCCTGGGGCGCTGGACCCGCAACGACATCCGGGTCGTCTACTACATCATCATGGCCGTGATCACCGTGTGGCTCGCCTTCCTGTTTGCCTACAACCCCCTGACCCTGGTGCTGCTGGTGGCCAACATGGCCGGCGTTGCCTTCGTGATCGGCGGGCTCACGCTGCTGTGGCTGAACACCCGGGTGCTTCCGCCCGAGTTGCGCCCCGGCTGGCCGTCGCGCCTGGGCCTGGCGTTGCTCTCGGCCTTTTACGCCTTCTTCGTGTACCAGACGGGCCAGCAGGTCTTGCGGCAGCTCTTCGGCGGCTGA
- the aceB gene encoding malate synthase A: MASLDGIEVRGPVRERYDQVLTPEALAFVARLQREFNPVRKDLLRRRAERQQELAAGARPGFLESTRAVREGDWRVAPVPADLQDRRVEITGPVDRKMMINALNSGARVFMADFEDANTPTWDNCIQGQINLIDAVTGTIEYTSPDGRNYRLGERVATLVVRPRGWHLEEKHVLVDGEPMSASLFDFGLYFFHNARRLLEKGTGPYFYLPKLESHLEARLWNDVFNLAQDALGIPRGTIKATVLIETILAAFEMDEILYELRDHAAGLNAGRWDYIFSVIKKFRHDPAFLLPDRAQVTMTVPFMRAYTELLVKICHRRGAHAIGGMAAFIPSRKDPQVNEVALARVREDKIREAGDGFDGTWVAHPDLVPVAMEVFDGVLGSRPNQVERQRDDVQVSAQDLLDVRVPGGRITEEGLRNNVSVGIQYLASWLRGNGAAAIFNLMEDAATAEIARAQVWQWTHHGARIDGGPAITAELVRQVAGEEMEAIRQAVGDDFFRGGRFDEARELFELVALSPEFIEFLTLPAYERID, translated from the coding sequence ATGGCGTCCCTTGACGGCATCGAAGTGCGGGGTCCAGTCCGGGAGCGGTACGACCAGGTCCTGACCCCGGAGGCGCTGGCCTTCGTGGCGCGGCTGCAGCGGGAGTTCAATCCCGTGCGCAAGGACCTGCTGCGCCGCCGCGCCGAGCGGCAGCAGGAGCTGGCCGCGGGGGCCCGGCCCGGCTTCCTGGAGTCGACCCGTGCCGTCCGGGAAGGCGACTGGCGGGTGGCGCCGGTACCCGCCGACCTGCAGGACCGCCGGGTGGAGATCACCGGACCCGTCGACCGCAAGATGATGATCAACGCCTTGAACTCCGGGGCCCGGGTCTTCATGGCCGACTTCGAAGACGCCAACACGCCCACCTGGGACAACTGCATCCAGGGCCAGATCAACCTGATCGACGCCGTGACGGGGACCATCGAGTACACCAGCCCCGACGGCCGGAACTACCGCCTGGGTGAACGGGTGGCCACCCTGGTGGTGCGCCCGCGGGGCTGGCACCTGGAAGAGAAGCACGTGCTGGTCGACGGCGAGCCCATGTCCGCCAGCCTCTTCGACTTCGGCCTCTACTTCTTCCACAACGCCCGGAGGCTTCTGGAGAAGGGGACGGGCCCCTACTTCTACCTGCCCAAGCTGGAAAGCCATCTGGAGGCGCGGCTCTGGAACGACGTGTTCAACCTGGCCCAGGACGCCCTGGGCATCCCCCGGGGCACCATCAAGGCCACGGTGCTGATCGAGACCATCCTAGCCGCCTTCGAGATGGACGAGATCCTCTACGAGCTGCGGGATCATGCGGCCGGGCTCAATGCCGGGCGCTGGGACTACATCTTCAGCGTGATCAAAAAGTTCCGCCATGACCCTGCCTTCCTCCTGCCCGACCGGGCCCAGGTGACCATGACCGTGCCCTTCATGCGGGCCTACACCGAGCTGCTGGTCAAGATCTGCCACCGGCGCGGGGCCCACGCCATCGGCGGCATGGCGGCCTTCATCCCCAGCCGCAAGGACCCCCAGGTGAACGAGGTGGCCCTGGCCAGGGTGCGGGAAGACAAGATCCGGGAGGCCGGAGACGGTTTCGACGGCACGTGGGTTGCGCACCCGGACCTGGTGCCCGTGGCCATGGAGGTCTTCGACGGGGTCCTGGGAAGCCGGCCGAACCAGGTGGAACGCCAGCGGGACGACGTGCAGGTATCGGCGCAGGACCTGCTGGACGTCCGGGTTCCCGGCGGGCGCATCACCGAGGAGGGCCTGCGCAACAACGTCAGCGTGGGCATCCAGTACCTGGCGTCGTGGCTGCGGGGCAACGGCGCGGCGGCCATCTTCAACCTGATGGAGGACGCGGCCACCGCCGAGATCGCCCGCGCCCAGGTCTGGCAGTGGACCCACCACGGGGCGCGGATCGACGGCGGTCCCGCCATCACCGCGGAGCTGGTGCGCCAGGTGGCCGGCGAGGAGATGGAGGCCATCCGCCAGGCGGTGGGGGACGACTTCTTCCGCGGGGGCCGGTTCGACGAGGCCCGGGAACTCTTCGAGCTGGTGGCCTTGAGCCCCGAGTTCATCGAGTTCCTCACCCTGCCGGCGTACGAGCGGATCGATTGA
- a CDS encoding (Fe-S)-binding protein, translating into MQHQIPVEQLGPAGPAMAAAVDACVHCGFCLSACPTYLVLGEEMDSPRGRIYLMKEALEGHLPLAGSVSEHVDRCLGCLACVSACPSGVQYGQLLTPFRALREEQAPRPWIQRRLRQALLATLTHPRRFRRAVALATAARPLLAAWLEGRARPGKQAEGEAPAAPGGEPGEPDGGRPASPGGVGLARRLAALLALTPPRVPPPDPLPPVIPARGPRRARVALLAGCVQQVLAPEINRATAQVLAANGVEVVVPAAQGCCGALAMHAGELERARRLAAVNLRAFPADVDAVVVNAAGCGSAMKEYGHLFAGHPEEEAARRLAARVRDVAEFLDELGPREPGPLPAARRVAYHDACHLAHGQGIRTAPRRLLAAIPNLELVELDEPDLCCGSAGTYNLEHPEVARALQERKVASIRRSGAAAVATGNIGCLVQLRQGLERAGLPVPVVHTVQLLAEAYQALPAAL; encoded by the coding sequence TGCCCCACCTATCTGGTGCTGGGGGAGGAGATGGACTCGCCCCGGGGCCGGATCTACCTGATGAAGGAAGCCTTGGAAGGCCACCTGCCCCTGGCGGGCAGCGTGAGCGAGCACGTGGACCGGTGCCTGGGCTGCCTGGCCTGCGTCAGCGCCTGCCCGTCGGGGGTTCAGTACGGCCAGCTTTTGACCCCCTTCCGCGCCCTGCGGGAGGAACAGGCCCCTCGCCCCTGGATCCAGCGCCGGCTGCGCCAGGCCCTGCTGGCCACCCTGACCCATCCCCGCCGCTTCCGCCGGGCGGTGGCGCTGGCGACCGCCGCCCGGCCCCTGCTGGCGGCCTGGCTGGAGGGCCGGGCAAGGCCGGGGAAGCAGGCGGAGGGGGAGGCGCCGGCCGCACCCGGGGGAGAACCCGGCGAGCCGGACGGCGGACGTCCTGCCAGTCCCGGGGGCGTGGGGCTGGCCCGCCGGCTGGCGGCCCTGCTGGCCCTCACCCCGCCCCGCGTGCCCCCGCCGGATCCGCTGCCGCCGGTGATCCCGGCCCGCGGGCCCCGGCGGGCCCGGGTCGCCTTGCTGGCGGGCTGCGTGCAGCAGGTGCTGGCGCCGGAGATCAACCGGGCCACCGCGCAGGTGCTGGCCGCCAACGGGGTGGAGGTGGTGGTCCCGGCCGCCCAGGGCTGTTGCGGGGCGCTGGCCATGCACGCCGGCGAGCTGGAACGGGCCCGCCGCCTGGCCGCCGTCAACCTGCGGGCCTTTCCCGCCGACGTCGATGCCGTCGTGGTCAATGCCGCCGGTTGCGGCTCGGCCATGAAGGAGTACGGCCACCTCTTCGCCGGGCACCCCGAGGAGGAGGCCGCCCGCCGCCTGGCCGCGCGGGTCCGGGACGTGGCCGAGTTCCTCGACGAGCTGGGACCCCGGGAACCGGGCCCCCTGCCGGCCGCCCGCCGGGTGGCCTACCACGACGCCTGCCACCTGGCCCACGGCCAGGGGATCCGCACGGCCCCCCGCCGCCTGCTGGCGGCCATCCCCAACCTGGAGCTGGTGGAGCTGGACGAACCCGACCTCTGCTGCGGCTCCGCCGGCACCTACAACCTGGAGCACCCGGAGGTGGCCCGGGCCCTGCAGGAGCGCAAGGTGGCCAGCATCCGCCGCAGTGGTGCCGCGGCCGTGGCGACAGGGAACATCGGCTGCCTGGTGCAGCTGCGCCAGGGGCTGGAACGGGCGGGCCTCCCGGTGCCGGTGGTCCACACCGTCCAGCTGCTGGCCGAAGCGTACCAGGCGCTCCCGGCGGCACTGTAA